The stretch of DNA AGGTTTCGAACGATCGAAAAATCCAAGTTTTTCAAGTATGCATCCTCCTAGTAAAATATAATTGACAAATTGTATAATATATATTACACTAATTGTCAATAGATCATCCCAACGGAATTAAACAGTTAAAATGAAAGAAGAAAAACAATTTTAAATGAGCAGAACAAATGAATTAACCTATATTTCGCACCATATAATCTTCAACATGTACATATATTAATTCTTTTCCGGCTTGACCAGACAGCAGTTATTTGATTTTTCCCAACAGTTCGTTATTCCAGGTTTTATCGCTGGTGTTACCGTCCAATACTTCGCCATAGGCTAATGTTCCTGCACTTAAAAGAAATAAGAGATAATTATTTAAAATATTTTGATCTCGAACCGGTACTAGGAGACAAATTTATAGATCACTACAATAACATCAATCAAGATGGTGTGTTTGATGCAAAAACAAAGCGTTTAATAGCTCTTTGCGGAAGTATAATTGCTGGATGCAAGGGGTGTATTTTGGGCCAAGTTGATCATAGCATTAACCATGGCGCGACAGCAAGAGAAATACTTGAGGTTTGCTCAATATCAATGTCGTTGGGTGGAACATTGCCGTTAAATGAATTGCCATAAACAAAAAAACAAAGGAGGGGTGATTGACGAATTTAAACAGTTGATAAGTTAACATACATTAATTTGGGAGGGAGATTAAATGCCAAGGTACAAAGACTCCAACCTGACCAGTCGACCGTCCAATAAAACACCGCGGGTAATCGATCCCAAAAACGCCAAACGATCGGTTGATCCTGCGGCTCTGGAAATGATCGACATAGCCAGAGAAAAAGGAGTAATTACCGCTTTTGACCGGGTAGTGGCCCAGCAGCCGCAATGTCAATTTGGTTATAAAGGTATTTGCTGCCGTTTCTGCATGATGGGTCCCTGCCGTATTAAAGCCGATGAAGGCCCTGCCAGCAGAGGTATCTGTGGTGCTAATGCCTGGACCATTGTGGCCCGCAGCGTCGGCCTGATGATTCTTACCGGTTGTGCGTCCCACGCCCAGCACGGCAACCACATTGCCCACGTACTGCACATGATTGCTGAGGGCCATGCACCGGATTATTCCATTAAAGATCCGGAAAAGCTGATTAGAATATGTAAAAAAGTCGATATTGAAACCGAAGGCAAAGACATTAACACCCTGGCCAAAGAACTGGCTGAAAAAGCACTGGATGACTTCAAACGCCTTAAAGGTGAAGGCGAAGCCACCTGGACTACCAAGATGCTTATTGATAAAAGACTTGAAAATTACCGTGAGCGCAATGTAATGCCACATGGTTTGCATGCAACAATTTCCGATCTGGTTACCCAGGCTCACGTTGGTATGGACAATGACCCGGTCAACATAGTATTCAGTGCAGTGCGCGTTGGTCTGGCCGACCTGGCCGGCAAATGGATTGCCACCGATCTTTCCGATATTATCTTCGGCACACCTCAACCCGTTGTCAGCGAGGCTAACATGGGCGTGCTTGAACCCAAGAAGGTCAATATCATACTGCACGGCCACAACCCGCTGCTCAGCGAAATGATCGTCGCCGCAGCCCGCGAGTTGGAAGACGAAGCTAAAGCAGCCGGAGCCGAAGGTATCCAGCTCTCTGGTATCTGCTGTACTGGTAACGAAGTGCTTATGCGCCAAGGGATACCCCTGGTTACCTCTTTCTCCTCCCAGGAACTGGCCATTTGTACCGGCGCCGTAGACTGCATGGTAGTTGACGTACAGTGCATTATGCCGGGCTTGAACACCGTAGCCCAATGCTTCGGCACTAAACTGATAACAACTTCAGATCTTGTCAAAAACCCCGGTACCATGCACATCGACTATCAGGAAGCTACGGCCATGGAAAATGCCAAGGAAGTAATTCGTTACGGCATTGAAGCCTTCAAAGAGCGCGGCAACCGACCGGTACACATCCCCAATATTAAGAACAAGGTGGTAGCCGGCTGGAGCATTGAAGCACTCTTAGAACTGTTCAGCAAAGTTAATCCTGAAAATCCCATCCGGGTACTTAACGAAGCCATTCTTAACGGAGAACTAAAAGGTGTAGCCTTTATGGTAGGCTGCTCCAACCTGAAAACCTTCCAGGATCAGGCCCACATTGAAATAGCCAAAGGCATGTTGAAAAACGACGTTTTTGTTATTTCAACCGGTTGCCATGCCCAGGCCTGCGCCAAGGTCGGCATGATGGATCCGGACAAGGTAGATGAATATTGCGGCGAAGGACTGAAGAGTTTCCTCAAGCGCCTCAATGAAAAGTCGGGCCTCAAGGTAGGTCTGCCTCCGGTATTCCACATTGGCTCTTGCGTGGACAACTCCCGTGGTGCCGAGCTTTTAATGCTGATGGCAGAAGATCTTGGTGTAGATACCCCGAAAGTTCCGTTTGTAGCTTCTGCTCCTGAAGCCATGAGTGGTAAAGCTACCAGTATTGGCACCTGGTGCTTGGATATCGGTATGCCTACTCATGTAGGTACCATGCCGCCGGTGGAAGGCTGCGACCTTATTTACAGCATCCTTACCCAGATAGCCGGCGACGTATTTGGCGGTTATTTTATTCTCGAGCCCGATATCGAAGTATCTATTCAAAAACTGCTTAATGCTCTGGAATACAGAACCTGGAAACTGGGCGTACACCGCCGGGTAGCCGAGGATCTGGAAACCAGCCTGTGCCAAAACTGGTAAAATGCCACGAAAGGGAGGGAAATAGAAGTGAGCGAAGCCATTAATTTTGATCAAATTTTCGAAGGCGCCATAGAAGCGGGCAAGGAGCCCAAAAAGCTGTTCAAGGAAGCCTACGAGGGCACCATTACTGCCCTTAGCTACGCGGAGATACTGCTCAATCAGGCTATCCGCACCTACGGCAAGGATCAGCCCGTGGGCTATCCCGAAACTGCTTACTACTTGCCTGTAATCCGTTGCCTGAGCGGTGAAGAGGTTAAAACCCTGAGTGATATGGTACCAGTATTGAATCGTATGCGTGCCGCCGTCAGAGAAGAAAAAACCTTTGCCAACGCCCGTAAGTGGGGTGAAGCCACCTGGTACGCCGCCGATATTATCGAGGCCCTCAGGTATATTAAAAACACTCCGGAAAATCCACTGCATGTAGCTCCCTGGACCGGGTTCATCGGTGACCCCGTGGTACGCCAGTGGGGCACCAAAATGGTGGACTGGACTATTCCCGGCTATGCCGTAATTCTTGGCCGCGCCAGGGATTCAATATTAGCCAAAAAAATCGTTAACGACTTAATGGGCAAGGGCCTTATGCTATTTCTCTGCGATGAAATCATTGAACAACTCTTAGAGGAAAACGTCAAGCTGGGTGTTGATTACATGGCTTACCCGCTGGGTAATTTTACCCAGGTAGTGCACGCTGCCAATTATGCACTGAGGGCAGGTATGATGTTAGGAGGTATAAAACCAGGGGCACGAGAACTGCAGCGCCAATATCAACGCGATAGACTCCTTGCTTTCGTATTATACCTGGGCGAACACGACATGGTTAAGACCGCCGCTGCCATGGGCTGCATCAACGTGGGCTTCCCGGTCATCACCGACCAGGAGCTGCCCGAGGACAAGCAAATTAAAGACTGGTTCATCAGCGAGCCCGACTATGACAAGATCGTACAAACCTGCCTTGAAGTACGGGGCATTAAAATTACCTCTGTGGATATCGACGTGCCTATTACCGTGGGTCCCGCCTTTGAAGGTGAGTCCATTCGTAAGAAAGATATGTATGTTGAATTCGGCGGCACCAAGACTCCTGGCTTCGAGCTGGTGCGTATGGCCGATGACACTATTGAAGACGGCAAAATTGAGCTGATCGGCCCGGATGTCGACACTGTGCCCGAGGGCAGCCGGATGCCCATCG from Desulfoscipio gibsoniae DSM 7213 encodes:
- a CDS encoding carboxymuconolactone decarboxylase family protein, which translates into the protein MFLHLKEIRDNYLKYFDLEPVLGDKFIDHYNNINQDGVFDAKTKRLIALCGSIIAGCKGCILGQVDHSINHGATAREILEVCSISMSLGGTLPLNELP
- the cooS gene encoding anaerobic carbon-monoxide dehydrogenase catalytic subunit translates to MPRYKDSNLTSRPSNKTPRVIDPKNAKRSVDPAALEMIDIAREKGVITAFDRVVAQQPQCQFGYKGICCRFCMMGPCRIKADEGPASRGICGANAWTIVARSVGLMILTGCASHAQHGNHIAHVLHMIAEGHAPDYSIKDPEKLIRICKKVDIETEGKDINTLAKELAEKALDDFKRLKGEGEATWTTKMLIDKRLENYRERNVMPHGLHATISDLVTQAHVGMDNDPVNIVFSAVRVGLADLAGKWIATDLSDIIFGTPQPVVSEANMGVLEPKKVNIILHGHNPLLSEMIVAAARELEDEAKAAGAEGIQLSGICCTGNEVLMRQGIPLVTSFSSQELAICTGAVDCMVVDVQCIMPGLNTVAQCFGTKLITTSDLVKNPGTMHIDYQEATAMENAKEVIRYGIEAFKERGNRPVHIPNIKNKVVAGWSIEALLELFSKVNPENPIRVLNEAILNGELKGVAFMVGCSNLKTFQDQAHIEIAKGMLKNDVFVISTGCHAQACAKVGMMDPDKVDEYCGEGLKSFLKRLNEKSGLKVGLPPVFHIGSCVDNSRGAELLMLMAEDLGVDTPKVPFVASAPEAMSGKATSIGTWCLDIGMPTHVGTMPPVEGCDLIYSILTQIAGDVFGGYFILEPDIEVSIQKLLNALEYRTWKLGVHRRVAEDLETSLCQNW
- the acsB gene encoding acetyl-CoA decarbonylase/synthase complex subunit alpha/beta, producing MSEAINFDQIFEGAIEAGKEPKKLFKEAYEGTITALSYAEILLNQAIRTYGKDQPVGYPETAYYLPVIRCLSGEEVKTLSDMVPVLNRMRAAVREEKTFANARKWGEATWYAADIIEALRYIKNTPENPLHVAPWTGFIGDPVVRQWGTKMVDWTIPGYAVILGRARDSILAKKIVNDLMGKGLMLFLCDEIIEQLLEENVKLGVDYMAYPLGNFTQVVHAANYALRAGMMLGGIKPGARELQRQYQRDRLLAFVLYLGEHDMVKTAAAMGCINVGFPVITDQELPEDKQIKDWFISEPDYDKIVQTCLEVRGIKITSVDIDVPITVGPAFEGESIRKKDMYVEFGGTKTPGFELVRMADDTIEDGKIELIGPDVDTVPEGSRMPIGIVVDVYGRKMEEDFEPVLERRIHYFSNYGEGLWHTAQRDINWMRISKEAYAKGFRLKHIGDILYAKFKSEFSAIVDRIAVTIYTDEQKVLEMREMARDYYKKRDDRLKELRDENVDTFYSCTLCQSFAPTHVCVIAPERVGLCGAVSWLDAKAAYEINPHGANQPVPKEGLLDDFKGQWQSFNDFCFNNSQRNIEFINFYTIMEYPMTSCGCFECILAMVPECNGFMVVNREHSGMTPSGMTFSTLAGTIGGGAQMPGFMGMGKSYLSSPKFVPADGGLGRLVWMPKSLKEELRPALEEAAENAGLGKDFIDKIADETVGTSGEEIMSFLEEKGHPALTMDPLL